The proteins below are encoded in one region of Sphingobacterium sp. R2:
- a CDS encoding SusC/RagA family TonB-linked outer membrane protein, whose translation MILKQIKIRDVINRSCLLVGLPFISMAALANVPSSLNNGKIPISDVLNPSSGLAKFQQQLVGQVLDAKGQPLSGVEVRNLKNATVTVTDQEGRFKLTGSVSDQIQFRLIGFNTKVVSGKDVQALVLDASENALDEVVVVGYGKQKKGNLTGAVASVNFDQSTSSRGLSNASQALQGVIPGLAVSQNSGMAGNNAADLLIRGLGTVNSAGPLIVVDGMPDVNMNRVNVNDIESVTVLKDASSAAVYGSRAANGVVLITTKSGKRNSRTAISFSANKSLVKPTRSFDFVNNYAKAMTATQRAQAYNTAASAFNFKNGTIDEWLALSMIDPRLYPSIDWWDVILRNGQSGNYNVSINGGTENNNYYLSVGMLDEKGIQINNDFKRYNAAFNFETKVTNTIGAGVRFSGNWSDYRYNYEDGMTANSTSGMDLFTSPAGILPYDPITGFYGGAMSYNESPQANNIYADYMTRNQNHLNQKQALVNGYLNWKPFKGFEAKVDYALNYDTRFQWKADMPTKLYNIRTGLSIRDLVPTNDGIYNTDRNNYKTQLNFKLSYDHKFGANHDFSALAVYSEEYWNNRVLAGSRLDRLHPSLHEIDGASEDVQNVSGSSSAEGLRSYIGRLNYTAFGKYMFEGNFRVDGSSRFLPGDQYGFFPSAAVGWRISDEVFMSAFKEKIRMSSAKFRASYGSLGNNSGVGLYEQKQSLVSSPYYLIDNSTGTGSVVKGLINKKLINYDLTWEKTRVFNLGLDLGFFKNKLTAELDYYERKTIGMNRPSDVSMHLTGLFTAPRRNIGDMMNKGLEANVTWNDRKGDVGYMLNFNVGYNKNKLLSWNEQLQRGSVFIDMPYNFIYAFESLGIAQSWQDVYNAVPQGASPGDILLKDVNGDGKLDANDRVAYPAYQLGRPKVNYGFRGSVDYKGFDFSFLLQAATGRKEFWMNKANSNFLGTANQAITEDQWNNMWSLDNRDADYPKLLPSTLGSTSPNAYLSTFWLQNMSYLRVKNLQLGYTFKKELLMKLGIQKLRVFGSVDNLAVLTSFKGLDPEKSTYTNDAYPMTKSFVVGLNVDL comes from the coding sequence ATGATACTAAAGCAGATTAAAATCCGGGATGTAATAAACAGGAGTTGCCTTTTGGTGGGGCTACCTTTTATTTCGATGGCTGCATTGGCAAATGTACCTTCTTCCCTTAACAATGGAAAGATTCCGATCTCGGATGTTTTAAACCCTTCGTCGGGTTTAGCTAAATTTCAGCAGCAGCTTGTCGGGCAGGTGCTGGACGCCAAAGGGCAGCCACTGTCCGGTGTAGAAGTGCGTAACCTTAAAAATGCAACTGTTACCGTTACGGATCAAGAAGGCCGTTTTAAATTAACGGGGTCCGTTTCCGATCAGATTCAATTTCGGTTAATCGGTTTTAATACAAAAGTGGTGTCGGGGAAAGATGTGCAGGCTTTGGTGCTTGATGCGAGCGAAAATGCATTGGATGAGGTTGTTGTGGTGGGGTATGGTAAGCAGAAAAAAGGCAACTTGACTGGTGCTGTGGCCAGTGTCAATTTTGATCAATCGACCTCGAGTCGGGGTCTTTCCAATGCCTCGCAGGCATTGCAAGGTGTTATTCCTGGTTTGGCCGTAAGTCAAAACTCCGGAATGGCCGGAAATAATGCAGCGGATCTTTTGATTCGGGGATTGGGGACGGTCAACAGTGCTGGACCGCTGATCGTGGTTGATGGAATGCCCGATGTCAATATGAATCGTGTGAATGTGAATGATATTGAAAGTGTGACCGTACTGAAAGATGCTTCTTCCGCTGCTGTATACGGTTCCAGAGCGGCTAATGGGGTTGTATTGATCACGACAAAGTCTGGTAAAAGAAACAGTAGGACGGCTATTTCCTTTAGTGCCAACAAATCGCTGGTGAAACCTACCCGCTCTTTTGATTTTGTCAATAATTATGCAAAAGCAATGACGGCTACTCAAAGGGCACAGGCCTATAATACGGCCGCATCTGCATTCAATTTTAAGAATGGAACCATCGACGAATGGTTGGCTTTAAGTATGATCGACCCGAGATTATATCCAAGTATCGATTGGTGGGATGTTATTCTCCGCAATGGTCAAAGTGGGAATTATAATGTTTCCATTAATGGGGGGACTGAAAATAATAATTACTATTTGTCTGTCGGTATGCTGGATGAGAAGGGGATACAGATCAATAATGATTTTAAACGTTATAATGCTGCATTTAACTTCGAAACCAAAGTAACCAACACCATCGGTGCTGGAGTGCGGTTCTCCGGAAACTGGTCCGATTACCGTTATAACTACGAAGACGGTATGACTGCCAACTCGACAAGTGGGATGGATCTGTTTACCTCACCAGCAGGTATATTGCCTTATGATCCTATTACCGGTTTTTATGGCGGTGCAATGTCTTACAATGAAAGTCCGCAGGCCAATAATATTTATGCCGATTACATGACGCGCAACCAAAACCACCTGAATCAAAAGCAGGCTTTGGTGAATGGTTATTTAAACTGGAAGCCATTTAAAGGATTTGAGGCTAAAGTGGATTATGCCCTAAATTATGATACGCGTTTTCAATGGAAGGCAGATATGCCGACAAAATTATATAACATCCGGACGGGATTGTCTATCCGGGATCTTGTGCCGACAAATGATGGGATATATAATACAGACCGAAACAATTACAAAACCCAGCTGAACTTCAAATTGAGTTACGATCATAAGTTTGGCGCTAACCATGATTTCTCTGCTTTGGCCGTGTATTCAGAAGAATATTGGAACAATCGTGTTTTGGCAGGTAGTCGCTTAGATCGTTTGCATCCTAGTTTACATGAAATTGATGGCGCTTCTGAAGACGTGCAAAATGTGTCGGGATCATCATCGGCAGAAGGTTTGCGTTCTTATATTGGACGATTAAATTATACGGCCTTCGGAAAGTATATGTTTGAAGGGAACTTCCGGGTAGATGGTTCATCACGTTTCTTGCCGGGTGATCAATATGGCTTTTTTCCATCAGCGGCAGTGGGCTGGCGGATTTCAGACGAGGTATTTATGTCGGCATTCAAGGAAAAGATCAGGATGAGTTCGGCCAAATTTAGAGCTTCTTATGGTTCTTTGGGGAATAATAGTGGTGTCGGATTGTATGAGCAGAAGCAATCTTTGGTCTCTAGTCCTTATTATTTGATTGACAATAGTACAGGAACAGGGTCTGTTGTCAAAGGGTTGATCAATAAGAAACTGATCAACTATGATCTTACCTGGGAAAAGACACGTGTGTTTAATTTGGGTTTGGATCTTGGATTCTTTAAAAATAAACTGACTGCGGAGCTGGATTATTACGAAAGAAAGACGATCGGTATGAACAGGCCTTCGGATGTATCCATGCATCTGACGGGTTTATTCACTGCCCCCCGACGTAATATTGGTGATATGATGAATAAAGGGCTGGAAGCAAATGTTACCTGGAATGACCGAAAGGGCGATGTGGGTTACATGCTGAACTTTAATGTTGGGTATAACAAGAACAAGCTGCTGTCCTGGAATGAGCAGTTGCAAAGAGGTTCGGTATTTATTGATATGCCTTATAATTTTATCTATGCTTTCGAATCGTTGGGCATTGCTCAGTCTTGGCAGGATGTCTATAATGCTGTTCCTCAGGGCGCTTCCCCGGGAGATATTTTGTTGAAAGATGTCAATGGTGATGGCAAATTGGATGCGAATGACCGTGTGGCATATCCAGCTTATCAACTGGGTAGACCAAAGGTGAATTACGGATTTAGAGGTTCGGTGGACTACAAAGGTTTTGATTTTTCTTTCCTGTTGCAGGCTGCCACAGGAAGAAAGGAATTTTGGATGAACAAAGCGAATTCGAACTTTTTAGGAACGGCAAATCAGGCTATTACTGAGGACCAGTGGAATAATATGTGGAGCCTGGACAATCGCGATGCTGATTATCCTAAGTTGCTTCCAAGTACATTAGGATCAACGAGTCCAAATGCGTATTTGAGCACATTTTGGCTGCAAAACATGTCTTATTTAAGGGTGAAAAATCTGCAGCTTGGCTATACTTTTAAGAAAGAATTACTGATGAAGCTGGGCATCCAGAAGTTACGCGTATTTGGTTCGGTCGATAATTTAGCGGTATTGACGAGCTTTAAAGGCTTAGATCCGGAGAAAAGTACCTATACCAATGATGCTTATCCGATGACGAAGAGTTTTGTGGTTGGACTGAATGTTGACTTATAA
- a CDS encoding RagB/SusD family nutrient uptake outer membrane protein — MKSIYNILFISSLLLLGLSACRKDLLNQNPTTTPSSETFWVDENDALAALMANYSIFRPCFDRDYHFDGHGDFLKMYNTGAAPISLTVNSPMNYGSGASAMYRALYGSIFSSNFVIENTNARLLPVAKTDAVKQTLETIVAEAKLLRAIAYFRLISLWGDVPYFYKSAPAPAEADTVRRMPIAQLKDSIMADLNYAVDKLPNKGSAIGRAGKPAALAFRGKFQLYWGSWKKNGWPELDGFVQSATEAKTAYTAAAADFKRVINDFGIKMFRNGDPGQWGELGKADVLPNYYYMFIPSTGNLSQDEEMVMVLTHGGVGTKQSEEYQRVWTGPLVSLGQNQAIPRYELADRYQSTITGDFLPKMVQLDPVKNPAARTTANSAVNPESYRNRDYRMKATLLWDYELIMSMSPTETTGYIPFIYKTWGAAVTVNGVSYKTSFTDNTTNLSGLQSRKFVRNYGGVARSDGNYNWPLMRIADVYLMYAEATNEIGGPQADAIDLVNKVRRRGNLPALAGAKTSSRDAFFDAIEQERIVELFGEGQRAFDLRRWRKLETVFGKPYGDGKWFQDSFGNNWERFFFNESELTYQKCYIYQIPETERSRNPNLTQNIPWK; from the coding sequence ATGAAATCGATATATAACATATTGTTTATTTCTTCTTTGCTGCTTCTTGGTTTGTCCGCATGTCGCAAAGATTTGTTGAATCAGAATCCAACAACAACGCCAAGCTCCGAAACGTTCTGGGTGGACGAAAATGACGCGCTTGCTGCGTTAATGGCGAACTATTCCATATTTAGGCCTTGTTTTGATCGCGACTATCATTTCGATGGACATGGAGATTTCCTTAAAATGTACAATACTGGTGCGGCGCCTATTTCATTAACGGTCAATAGTCCGATGAATTATGGCTCCGGTGCATCGGCAATGTATAGAGCATTGTATGGATCTATATTCAGTTCTAACTTTGTGATCGAAAATACCAATGCGCGTTTGTTGCCCGTAGCAAAAACTGATGCTGTAAAACAAACCCTGGAAACTATCGTGGCGGAGGCCAAGTTGTTGCGCGCCATTGCATACTTTAGATTGATTTCCCTATGGGGTGATGTGCCTTATTTTTATAAATCGGCACCAGCTCCCGCAGAGGCTGATACGGTGCGGAGAATGCCTATTGCACAGCTGAAAGATTCTATTATGGCTGATTTGAACTATGCGGTGGACAAATTGCCCAACAAGGGGTCTGCAATTGGTCGTGCCGGTAAGCCTGCTGCATTGGCCTTTCGTGGTAAGTTTCAATTGTATTGGGGTTCGTGGAAGAAAAATGGATGGCCTGAATTGGATGGATTTGTACAATCTGCTACAGAGGCTAAAACGGCATATACTGCGGCCGCTGCTGATTTTAAACGTGTAATCAATGATTTTGGCATCAAAATGTTTAGAAATGGTGATCCAGGTCAATGGGGTGAATTGGGGAAGGCTGATGTGCTCCCAAATTATTACTACATGTTTATACCTTCTACCGGCAACTTGAGCCAAGATGAGGAAATGGTCATGGTGCTTACCCATGGCGGTGTGGGAACAAAACAAAGTGAGGAATATCAGCGGGTATGGACGGGGCCATTGGTGTCTTTAGGACAGAATCAGGCGATTCCGCGCTATGAATTGGCCGATCGTTACCAATCTACCATTACAGGAGATTTCTTGCCAAAGATGGTTCAGCTAGATCCGGTGAAAAATCCTGCAGCACGTACTACGGCAAATTCAGCGGTGAACCCTGAGTCGTACCGTAACCGCGATTATCGCATGAAAGCGACTTTGTTGTGGGATTACGAATTGATTATGAGTATGAGCCCTACGGAGACCACAGGTTATATTCCCTTTATCTACAAAACTTGGGGAGCTGCGGTGACGGTTAACGGTGTCTCCTACAAAACTTCCTTTACCGATAATACCACAAATCTCTCGGGATTGCAATCGCGTAAATTTGTGCGCAATTATGGTGGTGTGGCACGTAGTGATGGAAATTACAATTGGCCTTTGATGCGCATTGCTGACGTATACCTGATGTATGCTGAAGCAACCAATGAGATTGGTGGTCCACAGGCGGATGCAATTGATTTGGTTAATAAGGTTAGGCGTCGTGGTAACCTACCTGCGCTTGCTGGAGCTAAAACCTCGTCTCGTGATGCATTTTTCGATGCCATAGAGCAGGAAAGAATTGTTGAGTTGTTTGGCGAAGGGCAGCGCGCATTTGACTTGAGGAGATGGCGTAAACTGGAAACAGTGTTTGGCAAACCTTATGGTGATGGAAAATGGTTCCAGGATAGTTTTGGAAATAATTGGGAACGCTTTTTCTTCAATGAGTCTGAATTGACTTATCAAAAGTGTTATATCTATCAAATTCCGGAAACAGAACGTTCGCGGAATCCGAATTTAACACAAAATATACCTTGGAAATAA
- a CDS encoding DUF4466 family protein — MKTNYLKIGLLSIGFGLLLFGSCKEEAYEIPTAKDGLQNDIIKRSLGPNVVGATMDFAYAAAILPDQGKLTSISVEASIAGDEGTVLENKSYYTSSTGADVGVVVGDPATVNGNSMEVKFTKDTSASTLRYSYKIPAAAKGKSVTFTFRARSSNGQEIALKTEAYAIRNMDMALDLIGKDCAACFFSVADLKWYTATEAAANPDKIDLVYLYRALPTVTYAHSLVAPTTDAGYLPSFTLPVGLTNKTKIVKAWTVRDQQLARLQYSVFVDDVDLKDKSFVDAPDFAINLKAESGIWVQTADGKYNAYVYVNSVNNTTKEMKISVKRLQVK, encoded by the coding sequence ATGAAAACAAATTATTTAAAAATAGGGCTGTTGTCCATCGGATTTGGGCTCTTGTTGTTCGGTTCCTGTAAAGAAGAGGCTTATGAAATTCCAACAGCAAAAGATGGTTTGCAAAACGATATTATTAAGCGCTCTTTAGGACCAAATGTGGTTGGGGCTACCATGGACTTTGCTTATGCTGCGGCGATTTTGCCGGATCAGGGGAAACTTACATCAATTTCTGTAGAAGCCAGTATTGCGGGCGATGAAGGTACTGTACTTGAAAACAAATCGTATTACACCAGTAGTACGGGGGCAGATGTGGGTGTTGTTGTTGGCGACCCTGCTACAGTAAATGGGAATAGCATGGAGGTGAAATTTACAAAAGATACCTCCGCTTCAACGCTGCGTTATAGCTACAAAATACCGGCAGCAGCAAAAGGTAAATCGGTCACTTTTACGTTCAGGGCGAGGTCCAGTAATGGGCAGGAAATTGCGTTGAAGACCGAAGCTTATGCGATTCGTAATATGGATATGGCTTTGGACTTGATCGGAAAAGACTGCGCGGCCTGCTTTTTTTCTGTGGCCGACCTAAAATGGTATACTGCTACCGAAGCGGCAGCAAACCCGGATAAGATTGATTTGGTCTATTTGTACCGGGCATTGCCAACGGTGACTTATGCACATTCTTTGGTTGCTCCCACGACGGATGCTGGCTATTTGCCGAGCTTCACCTTACCTGTAGGGTTGACAAATAAAACGAAAATTGTGAAGGCTTGGACGGTGCGCGACCAGCAACTGGCACGATTGCAATACAGTGTATTTGTGGACGATGTGGATTTGAAAGATAAATCGTTTGTTGATGCGCCAGATTTTGCGATTAATCTAAAAGCTGAATCCGGGATATGGGTACAAACGGCTGATGGCAAATACAATGCTTATGTATATGTAAATAGCGTCAATAATACCACGAAAGAAATGAAGATCAGTGTAAAAAGGCTGCAAGTAAAATAA
- a CDS encoding GntR family transcriptional regulator: MKEDSLAYKVYLEVRKKILSSQLAGGARLVESAWADKMAVSRVAVREAFMRLAGESLVEFGEKGGCFVKKMTVEDVKDIRELRELLEIGALKILFSKKSKELIEDLELICNDFSDMVSKGYYGGACEADVRFHERIIEGTCNSRLIAIYKNSNIPLFHMKLGAIMGQMEDYLDTEKEHRAIVDALKADDWNKAYTTLVHHLDRGEQEALELV, encoded by the coding sequence ATGAAAGAGGATTCGCTTGCCTATAAAGTTTATTTAGAAGTACGTAAGAAAATTTTGTCCAGTCAGCTGGCTGGCGGGGCAAGATTGGTGGAGAGTGCTTGGGCGGATAAGATGGCGGTGAGTAGAGTTGCTGTTCGTGAGGCTTTTATGCGTTTAGCAGGGGAGAGTCTGGTTGAGTTTGGTGAAAAAGGTGGCTGTTTTGTGAAGAAAATGACGGTCGAAGATGTGAAGGATATTCGTGAGCTGCGTGAGCTGTTGGAGATAGGTGCATTAAAGATTCTGTTTTCAAAGAAAAGTAAAGAGCTTATCGAAGATTTGGAACTGATCTGCAACGATTTTTCTGACATGGTCAGTAAAGGTTATTATGGGGGGGCTTGCGAGGCGGATGTTCGTTTTCATGAGCGGATTATTGAGGGAACTTGCAATTCAAGGTTGATTGCTATTTACAAGAATAGTAACATCCCCTTATTCCATATGAAGCTTGGGGCTATTATGGGGCAGATGGAAGATTATCTGGATACGGAGAAGGAGCATCGAGCTATTGTTGATGCGCTGAAAGCGGATGACTGGAATAAAGCTTATACCACCTTGGTTCATCATTTGGATCGGGGCGAGCAAGAAGCCTTGGAACTGGTTTAA
- a CDS encoding SMP-30/gluconolactonase/LRE family protein — MNILIEGLLFPEGPAFDREGGLWLVEKEAGNLIYYKDNQYSRIAVNGHPNGIVIDKNGIIWFCDSQQNSIRCYDPFDKTTTTIVTEIAGKPLKMPNDLCFDTEGNLLFSCPGNDLEDGTGYICCLHKHGALTKIHTGLFYPNGLAFAADNRTLFVAETGTKWIWKMHWNSLTQQVENIEKFIETGGSIGPDGIALTQDNYLFAAIYGSQHILSIDTKNKTTEKIPTPGKNPTNCALDPKGIQGLMITEAEKGQLLQWDSTKKGLL, encoded by the coding sequence ATGAACATTCTCATTGAAGGACTTCTTTTTCCAGAAGGCCCCGCTTTCGACCGGGAGGGTGGCCTATGGCTTGTGGAGAAAGAAGCAGGAAACTTGATCTATTACAAAGACAATCAGTACAGCAGAATAGCTGTGAATGGACATCCCAACGGAATTGTAATCGATAAAAACGGCATAATATGGTTTTGCGACTCACAACAAAACAGCATCCGTTGCTATGATCCCTTCGACAAAACCACGACGACAATAGTCACGGAAATCGCAGGAAAGCCATTAAAAATGCCCAACGACTTATGTTTTGATACCGAAGGGAACCTACTATTCTCCTGCCCGGGAAATGACCTGGAAGATGGCACAGGCTACATCTGCTGTCTACATAAACATGGTGCGCTTACGAAGATCCACACAGGCCTTTTTTACCCAAACGGATTGGCCTTTGCAGCAGACAACCGTACGCTTTTTGTCGCTGAAACAGGCACAAAATGGATCTGGAAAATGCACTGGAACAGCTTGACACAACAGGTAGAAAACATCGAAAAATTCATAGAAACAGGCGGCAGTATCGGCCCGGACGGCATAGCCCTCACGCAGGACAATTATCTTTTTGCAGCGATTTATGGATCGCAACATATCCTATCCATTGATACCAAAAACAAAACGACCGAGAAAATACCTACGCCGGGGAAGAATCCAACAAATTGCGCTTTAGACCCAAAAGGCATTCAGGGACTTATGATTACAGAAGCTGAAAAAGGACAATTGTTGCAGTGGGACAGCACAAAAAAGGGTCTATTGTAA